One Shewanella sp. MR-4 DNA window includes the following coding sequences:
- the ahpF gene encoding alkyl hydroperoxide reductase subunit F has product MLDANLKNQLQTYLQNLKRPVELVVSADESRKSQELTSLANDIVSLSTLVSLKEAQGPRTPAMTVVNPELNTQISFAGLPMGHEFTSLVLALLHTGGHPIKLSDEIIEQIRNLPGKYEFETYVSLTCQNCPDVIQALNMMAAINPNITNVMIDGALFQDEVASRNIMAVPSVYLNGEVFAAGRISIGEILNKLDTGAASRKAEELSQKAPYEVLVVGGGPAGAAAAIYAARKGLRTGVVADKFGGQVAETVGIENFISVKATEGPKLVANLEAHVRDYEVDIMDNQKAVKLASDGLFELELASGAKLRSRTILLATGARWREMNVPGEKEYRGKGVAYCPHCDGPLFKGKRVAVIGGGNSGIEAAIDLANIVEHVTVLEFDSKLRADDVLQRKAASMGNIKIITQAMTTEVTGDGTRVDGLNYTDRATGESHHIALAGIFVQIGLVPNAEWLKGTVDLTPRGEIIVDERGQTSVPGVFAAGDVTNSPYKQIIIAMGSGANASLGAFDYLIRHSDDSTETTATKAA; this is encoded by the coding sequence ATGTTAGATGCGAATTTAAAAAATCAACTGCAAACCTATCTGCAAAACCTCAAGAGACCAGTTGAACTTGTCGTGTCAGCAGATGAAAGCAGAAAGTCTCAAGAATTAACAAGCTTAGCCAATGACATCGTTAGCCTTTCAACATTAGTGAGCCTCAAAGAAGCTCAAGGCCCCCGCACGCCAGCGATGACAGTGGTTAACCCAGAACTCAATACTCAGATTAGCTTTGCTGGTCTGCCTATGGGTCACGAATTTACCTCACTCGTGTTAGCCCTGCTGCACACGGGTGGACACCCCATCAAACTCAGCGACGAAATTATTGAGCAGATCCGTAATCTGCCTGGCAAATATGAGTTTGAAACCTATGTGTCACTCACCTGCCAAAACTGCCCTGATGTGATTCAGGCGCTGAATATGATGGCGGCGATTAACCCGAACATCACCAACGTGATGATCGACGGCGCCCTGTTCCAAGATGAAGTTGCCAGTCGCAATATCATGGCCGTACCGTCTGTGTACTTGAACGGTGAAGTCTTTGCCGCGGGTCGCATCAGCATTGGTGAGATCTTAAACAAACTCGATACTGGCGCGGCCAGCCGCAAAGCGGAAGAACTCAGCCAAAAAGCCCCATACGAAGTCTTAGTCGTCGGTGGTGGCCCCGCGGGTGCTGCGGCAGCGATTTACGCTGCCCGTAAAGGTCTGCGTACCGGTGTGGTGGCCGATAAATTCGGTGGCCAAGTCGCCGAAACCGTTGGCATCGAAAACTTTATTTCGGTAAAAGCGACTGAAGGTCCAAAACTGGTGGCAAACCTTGAAGCCCATGTGCGTGACTACGAAGTCGATATCATGGATAACCAAAAAGCCGTTAAACTGGCGAGCGATGGTTTATTCGAACTCGAACTGGCAAGCGGCGCTAAACTGCGCAGCCGTACCATACTACTGGCAACCGGTGCCCGCTGGCGCGAAATGAATGTCCCCGGCGAGAAAGAATACCGCGGTAAAGGCGTAGCCTACTGCCCACACTGTGACGGCCCATTATTTAAAGGCAAACGTGTTGCAGTGATCGGTGGCGGTAACTCAGGTATCGAAGCGGCCATCGACTTAGCCAACATCGTTGAGCATGTCACAGTACTCGAGTTCGATAGCAAACTGCGCGCCGATGATGTGCTGCAACGTAAAGCGGCCTCTATGGGTAACATAAAAATCATTACTCAGGCGATGACCACTGAAGTAACAGGTGACGGTACCCGTGTAGACGGCCTGAACTACACCGACCGTGCAACGGGTGAAAGCCATCATATCGCGCTGGCTGGTATCTTCGTACAAATCGGTTTAGTGCCCAATGCCGAATGGTTAAAAGGCACTGTGGATTTGACTCCTCGCGGCGAAATCATTGTCGATGAGCGCGGCCAGACCTCAGTACCAGGCGTATTTGCCGCAGGTGACGTGACTAACTCACCTTACAAGCAAATCATCATCGCCATGGGTAGCGGTGCCAATGCCTCACTGGGTGCATTTGATTACTTAATTCGCCATAGCGATGACAGTACCGAAACCACAGCGACTAAAGCGGCTTAA
- the ahpC gene encoding alkyl hydroperoxide reductase subunit C, translated as MTQSIINSTIKPFKATAYHNGEFVPVTEQDLLGKWSVVFFYPADFTFVCPTELGDMADHYAKLQSMGVEVYSVSTDTHFTHKAWHDTSDTIKKINFPMLADPTGVISRNFGVMIEEEGLALRGTFVINPEGQVKVAEIHDLGIGRSAQELVRKIQAAQYVATHDGEVCPAKWQPGDETLAPSLDLVGKI; from the coding sequence ATGACTCAGTCAATTATCAACAGCACAATCAAACCATTCAAAGCCACTGCTTACCACAATGGTGAGTTCGTTCCTGTAACTGAACAAGATCTGTTAGGTAAATGGTCAGTTGTATTCTTCTATCCAGCAGACTTCACTTTCGTTTGCCCAACTGAATTAGGCGACATGGCGGATCACTACGCTAAGTTACAATCTATGGGTGTTGAAGTTTACTCAGTTTCGACTGACACTCACTTCACTCACAAGGCATGGCACGATACTTCTGACACCATCAAGAAGATCAACTTCCCAATGCTGGCTGACCCAACTGGCGTGATCAGCCGTAACTTCGGTGTGATGATCGAAGAAGAAGGTTTAGCACTGCGTGGTACTTTCGTTATCAACCCAGAAGGCCAAGTTAAAGTTGCTGAAATCCATGACTTAGGTATCGGCCGTAGCGCTCAAGAGCTGGTTCGTAAGATCCAAGCGGCTCAATACGTTGCCACTCACGATGGCGAAGTTTGCCCAGCTAAATGGCAACCAGGTGACGAAACCTTAGCACCATCTTTAGACCTAGTAGGCAAAATCTAA
- a CDS encoding leucyl aminopeptidase, which yields MKNKNKFLLSVMALACLNSLNANAETFSFDTRNSLNSDTLVLFQSADSTTYSLDFLPQSTQDQLNLAVADNSFAGKRGEILEILVPSEIDAKRVLLVGIGDAKTLTPGEINTLGGNIAAKLETVPQATVRVLTQGLSNAPLFGSELAHGIELRSYRYTQFKASNRAEKNYQIGVDDLSQNQKHHKNLQAIEAGVFLARDLTNAPAGIMYPESFANEARKLKSLGVKVTVLEAKDIERLNLGALAAVGKGSERPPKLVVAHWPGSKEAPIALVGKGITFDSGGYNIKATGTSIARMKSDMAGAATVLGTVKAMAIQKAPVNLVAIMPMAENMVSGHAMIPGDVIKTAQGLTVEVLNTDAEGRLVLADGLWYARENYRPSIIVDVATLTGSKVGALGSVYAGLFTDSEPLVQQLTFAGQQVGEKVWRLPLDQAYDDELKSTIADLKNTGKEGSAGASSAAMFLKRFAGEQPWAHLDIAGNALTATDTAVVPAGATGYGVRLLSTWLTQPKAQN from the coding sequence ATGAAAAATAAGAATAAATTTTTGTTAAGCGTTATGGCGCTGGCGTGCCTTAACTCTCTCAATGCTAACGCCGAAACCTTTAGTTTTGACACTCGTAACTCACTCAATTCCGACACATTAGTGCTGTTCCAAAGCGCTGATTCGACAACCTATAGTCTCGATTTTTTACCCCAATCGACGCAAGACCAGCTCAACCTTGCGGTCGCCGACAACAGTTTTGCGGGTAAACGCGGTGAAATCCTCGAAATCCTAGTCCCGAGCGAAATCGACGCTAAACGAGTTTTACTGGTTGGGATTGGCGATGCAAAAACCCTAACACCTGGTGAAATCAATACATTAGGTGGCAATATTGCCGCCAAGCTTGAAACCGTGCCTCAAGCGACAGTGCGTGTGCTGACCCAAGGCTTAAGTAACGCGCCATTGTTTGGCTCAGAACTGGCCCACGGCATTGAACTGCGCAGCTACCGCTACACTCAATTTAAAGCCAGCAATCGCGCCGAGAAGAACTATCAAATCGGGGTTGATGACTTAAGCCAAAACCAAAAACACCATAAGAATCTGCAAGCTATCGAAGCGGGTGTGTTTTTAGCGCGGGATCTCACCAATGCCCCGGCAGGGATCATGTATCCCGAAAGCTTTGCCAACGAGGCGCGTAAACTTAAGTCCCTCGGCGTAAAAGTCACAGTACTTGAAGCCAAAGACATTGAACGTTTAAACCTCGGCGCCTTAGCCGCTGTGGGCAAAGGCAGCGAGCGTCCACCTAAGTTGGTCGTCGCCCACTGGCCCGGCAGCAAAGAAGCGCCGATTGCTCTGGTGGGTAAAGGCATTACCTTCGACTCTGGCGGCTACAATATCAAGGCCACAGGTACCTCTATCGCGCGGATGAAGTCCGATATGGCGGGCGCGGCGACCGTACTCGGCACAGTCAAAGCCATGGCCATTCAAAAGGCGCCGGTAAACCTAGTCGCGATTATGCCGATGGCGGAAAACATGGTGTCGGGACATGCGATGATCCCAGGCGATGTGATTAAAACCGCTCAAGGTCTCACGGTTGAAGTGCTCAACACCGATGCCGAAGGCCGTTTAGTATTAGCCGACGGCCTCTGGTATGCCCGTGAGAATTATCGCCCTTCGATTATCGTCGATGTGGCGACCCTCACAGGCTCGAAAGTGGGCGCGCTGGGTAGCGTTTATGCGGGATTGTTTACCGATTCTGAGCCGCTGGTGCAGCAGCTCACCTTTGCGGGTCAACAGGTGGGTGAAAAAGTCTGGCGCTTGCCGTTAGATCAAGCCTACGACGATGAGCTGAAATCCACCATCGCCGATTTAAAGAATACCGGTAAAGAAGGCAGCGCGGGGGCATCGTCTGCCGCCATGTTCCTCAAACGCTTTGCGGGTGAACAACCTTGGGCTCACCTCGATATCGCTGGCAACGCCTTAACCGCCACCGATACCGCCGTCGTGCCAGCCGGCGCCACTGGTTATGGCGTGCGCCTGCTCAGCACTTGGTTAACTCAGCCTAAGGCGCAAAACTAA
- a CDS encoding spermidine synthase — protein sequence MADATLLHETQDALGPIRVLDYGDTRVLSFGDNDEQSKILKTAPHIPQHTYVQGMLLVLLFCQPKSAIVLGLGGGALIHALRRFDAAIKLTAVELRPAVIELAKRYFQLPIGKKLNLINEDAVAFMASAEHKKVDVIFADIYSAKGVDTGQLSPTFLQQCTQLIKPNGYLVLNCWKEHSQNRELLADLQHHFAHVHACLTSGGNWVIFASQTPQSLGASALKSQAQTLSQQLDFALERSLTRFGPWI from the coding sequence ATGGCCGACGCAACTTTACTACATGAAACCCAAGATGCCCTAGGGCCAATCCGCGTGCTCGACTATGGTGATACCCGCGTGCTGTCCTTTGGCGACAACGATGAGCAGAGCAAAATTCTTAAAACCGCACCGCATATTCCGCAGCATACCTATGTGCAAGGCATGCTACTGGTGTTGTTATTTTGCCAACCCAAAAGCGCCATCGTACTCGGCCTTGGTGGCGGCGCCCTCATTCATGCCCTGCGCCGCTTCGATGCCGCAATCAAACTTACTGCGGTTGAACTTCGCCCGGCGGTGATTGAACTTGCCAAGCGTTATTTTCAATTACCGATTGGCAAAAAGCTTAATCTCATCAACGAAGATGCCGTCGCCTTTATGGCGTCGGCGGAGCATAAAAAGGTCGATGTGATTTTTGCCGATATTTACAGCGCCAAAGGGGTCGACACCGGGCAGCTCTCGCCCACTTTTCTTCAGCAGTGCACACAACTGATTAAACCCAATGGTTATTTAGTGCTGAACTGCTGGAAGGAACACAGCCAAAATCGCGAGTTACTCGCCGATCTGCAGCACCATTTTGCCCACGTGCATGCCTGCCTCACCAGCGGTGGCAACTGGGTGATTTTTGCCAGCCAAACACCACAATCTTTGGGCGCGTCGGCGCTGAAAAGTCAGGCGCAAACCCTGTCACAACAACTGGATTTTGCCCTTGAACGTTCACTGACTCGTTTTGGCCCTTGGATTTAA
- a CDS encoding mechanosensitive ion channel family protein, producing the protein MTNQILLACIYLAVFLFLQRALTQWVKKLSLMKQVSAARTSLVTRFISYVMFFITLSLMAVSLGLGYQDVSLFVSSAFAVMGVALVAQWSILSNLTAGVLIFFVFPYRIGERIRVVDKDEDISGVIIEIALFHVLILRDNGDTITYPNNLMLQKAVLKLADQAPLAERQALQEGKKRFDLE; encoded by the coding sequence ATGACAAATCAAATCCTACTTGCCTGTATTTATCTTGCGGTGTTTCTCTTTTTGCAGCGTGCCTTAACTCAATGGGTGAAAAAACTCTCATTGATGAAGCAGGTGAGTGCCGCCCGTACCAGCCTTGTCACTCGGTTTATTTCCTATGTGATGTTTTTTATCACTTTGTCTTTGATGGCGGTGTCCCTCGGTTTGGGTTATCAGGACGTGTCGCTGTTCGTCTCCTCCGCGTTTGCGGTGATGGGCGTCGCCTTAGTCGCTCAGTGGTCGATACTGAGCAATTTAACCGCTGGTGTGCTGATTTTCTTTGTGTTCCCCTATCGGATTGGTGAACGTATTCGGGTGGTGGATAAGGATGAAGATATTAGCGGAGTGATTATTGAAATCGCGCTATTTCATGTACTTATTCTTAGGGATAATGGCGATACCATCACTTATCCCAACAATTTGATGTTGCAAAAGGCGGTGTTAAAGCTGGCGGATCAAGCGCCGCTCGCCGAGCGCCAAGCGCTGCAGGAGGGGAAAAAGCGCTTTGATCTCGAGTAG
- a CDS encoding DUF3332 domain-containing protein has translation MKSKLLAVTIGALLTTQLTGCMGQMGLSQMVTKGNLSAVDNRYGRAGLFILLSPVYGLAATGDLFIVNTIEFWTGKNPITDKSPAVVDMPVDAIFKVNPHVSDELKSAPVKLTQAQIAYPDEHTVTMTLAYEDGSSQLLSGRKSGDDVDFFLDDTFIARVSNQELVAYSQSRLQGQVSPEV, from the coding sequence ATGAAATCTAAACTCTTAGCTGTGACGATCGGCGCGCTGTTAACCACTCAGTTAACTGGCTGTATGGGACAAATGGGCCTGAGCCAAATGGTGACTAAGGGCAACTTAAGTGCGGTGGACAACCGTTATGGCCGCGCGGGCTTATTTATTTTGTTAAGTCCAGTGTATGGTTTGGCGGCAACGGGCGATTTGTTTATTGTTAATACTATTGAGTTTTGGACGGGTAAGAATCCGATCACCGATAAATCGCCTGCGGTAGTTGATATGCCGGTAGACGCGATTTTTAAGGTGAATCCCCATGTGAGTGATGAGCTGAAATCGGCGCCCGTTAAACTGACTCAGGCGCAAATTGCCTATCCCGATGAGCACACAGTCACTATGACGTTAGCCTACGAAGATGGCAGCTCTCAGTTATTGTCGGGCCGTAAATCTGGGGATGATGTGGACTTCTTCCTCGACGATACGTTTATTGCCCGCGTGAGCAACCAAGAGCTGGTGGCCTATAGCCAAAGCCGCTTACAAGGGCAGGTAAGTCCTGAGGTGTAA
- a CDS encoding dienelactone hydrolase family protein, protein MLVTQQTQDINTPTGPMRTYVYRPDAPGQFPCILFYSEIFQQTAPIARTATILAGHGFVVLVPEVFHELNPIGTVLAYDDVGKDKGNADKFAKPLEQHDSDTQALIDFARQQSYCTGKVGSMGVCIGGHLAYRAALNPEILGAFCLYPTDIHSNTLPCAYGNDSLSRSGDIQGELVLVFGKQDPHVSPEGRVLIHQQLMAKNRNFSWLEVNAQHAFMRDEGERYDPALALQMYQQSVAFFHRVLR, encoded by the coding sequence ATGTTAGTGACTCAGCAAACTCAGGATATCAACACGCCCACAGGGCCGATGCGAACTTATGTCTATCGCCCAGATGCCCCAGGGCAATTCCCCTGTATCCTCTTCTATTCTGAGATTTTTCAGCAAACCGCGCCCATCGCCCGCACCGCGACTATCCTCGCAGGCCATGGTTTTGTGGTGTTAGTGCCAGAAGTCTTCCATGAGCTTAATCCGATAGGCACAGTGTTGGCCTATGACGATGTGGGCAAAGATAAAGGCAATGCCGATAAATTTGCCAAGCCCTTAGAGCAACACGACAGCGACACCCAAGCCCTTATCGATTTTGCTCGCCAGCAAAGTTATTGCACCGGTAAAGTCGGCAGCATGGGTGTGTGTATTGGCGGCCACTTAGCCTACCGCGCCGCACTTAATCCCGAGATATTGGGCGCTTTTTGCCTCTATCCGACCGACATTCACTCCAATACCCTACCCTGTGCCTACGGCAATGATTCACTGAGTCGCAGCGGCGATATTCAAGGGGAATTAGTGTTAGTGTTTGGCAAGCAAGATCCCCATGTATCACCCGAAGGGCGTGTATTAATCCACCAACAGTTGATGGCCAAAAACCGCAATTTCAGTTGGTTAGAGGTTAATGCTCAGCATGCTTTTATGCGTGATGAGGGTGAGCGCTACGATCCCGCACTGGCGCTGCAAATGTATCAACAATCCGTGGCGTTTTTTCACCGAGTATTGAGATAG
- the ldhA gene encoding lactate dehydrogenase LdhA, whose product MRIGFFSAKHYDMQHFNRTNAAFGAQIEYFDYRLCMQTVKLAEGFEVVCAFVNDSLCEEVLVELAKGGTKIIAMRCAGFNNVDLVAAKRLGMQVVNVPAYSPESVAEHTVALMLTLNRKIHKAYQRTRDANFSLEGLVGFNMFGKTVGVIGTGKIGVATIKVLLGFGCKVIAFDPYPNPAVEALNVEYQDLDTIYANSDIISLHCPLTADNHHLLNKESFAKMKPGVMVINTSRGGLLNAFDAMEALKLGQIGSLGLDVYENEKELFFEDKSNQIIQDDVFRRLSACHNVIFTGHQAFLTEEALGAIAHTTLSNVKALLAGERSGNELF is encoded by the coding sequence ATGAGAATTGGATTTTTTAGCGCAAAACACTACGACATGCAGCATTTTAACCGTACAAATGCCGCATTTGGTGCGCAAATTGAGTATTTCGATTATCGCCTCTGCATGCAAACCGTTAAGCTTGCCGAAGGTTTTGAGGTGGTCTGCGCCTTTGTTAACGATTCCCTCTGTGAAGAAGTGTTGGTCGAGCTTGCCAAAGGTGGCACGAAAATCATTGCCATGCGCTGCGCGGGTTTTAACAATGTCGACTTAGTCGCCGCCAAACGCTTAGGCATGCAAGTGGTCAACGTCCCTGCCTATTCGCCGGAATCTGTGGCCGAGCACACAGTCGCCTTGATGCTGACCCTAAACCGTAAAATCCATAAGGCCTACCAACGCACCCGTGATGCGAACTTCTCCCTCGAAGGCTTGGTCGGTTTTAACATGTTTGGCAAAACCGTTGGCGTAATAGGCACAGGTAAGATTGGGGTCGCCACAATTAAGGTATTGCTCGGTTTTGGCTGTAAAGTGATTGCCTTTGACCCTTACCCAAATCCTGCGGTAGAAGCGCTCAATGTGGAATATCAGGATCTGGATACCATTTACGCCAATAGCGATATTATCAGCCTGCACTGTCCATTAACCGCCGATAACCACCATCTGCTGAATAAAGAAAGCTTTGCCAAGATGAAACCCGGCGTCATGGTGATCAACACCAGCCGCGGCGGTCTGCTCAACGCCTTCGATGCAATGGAAGCCTTAAAACTCGGCCAGATTGGCTCCTTAGGGCTTGATGTGTATGAAAACGAAAAAGAATTATTTTTCGAGGACAAGTCGAACCAAATCATTCAGGACGATGTGTTCCGTCGCTTATCCGCCTGCCACAACGTGATTTTTACCGGTCACCAAGCCTTCCTCACCGAAGAAGCACTGGGCGCGATTGCACATACAACCCTGAGCAATGTCAAAGCCCTACTCGCGGGCGAGCGCTCTGGTAACGAACTGTTTTAA
- the fccA gene encoding fumarate reductase flavoprotein subunit FccA, with translation MFTRKIQKTALAMLISGAMAGTAYAAPEVLADFHGEMGGCDSCHVSDKGGVTNDNLTHENAQCVSCHGDLKELAAATPKDKVSPHKSHLIGEIACTSCHKGHEKSVTYCDACHSFGFDMPFGGKWERKFVPVDADKAAQDKAIAAGVKETTDVVVIGSGGAGLAAAVSARDAGAKVILLEKEPIPGGNTKLAAGGMNAAETKPQTKLGIEDKKQIMIDDTMKGGRNINDPELVKVLANNSSDSIDWLTAMGADMTDVGRMGGASVNRSHRPTGGAGVGAHVAQVLWDNAVKRGTDIRLNSRVVRILEDASGKVTGVLVKGEYTGYYVIKADAVVIAAGGFAKNNDRVAKYDPKLKGFKATNHPGATGDGLDVAQQAGAATRDLEYIQAHPTYSPAGGVMITEAVRGNGAIVVNRDGNRFMNEITTRDKASAAILQQKGESAYLVFDDSIRKSLKAIEGYVHLNIVKEGKTIEDLAKQLDVPAAELAKTVTSYNGFVKSGKDTQFERPNLPREIATAPFYALEIAPAVHHTMGGIVIDTQAEVKSEKTGKPINGLYAAGEVTGGVHGANRLGGNAISDIVTYGRIAGASAAKYAKDH, from the coding sequence ATGTTCACAAGAAAGATTCAAAAAACAGCACTAGCCATGCTGATCTCTGGTGCGATGGCAGGCACAGCCTATGCCGCGCCAGAAGTACTAGCCGATTTTCACGGTGAAATGGGCGGCTGCGATAGCTGCCACGTATCAGACAAAGGTGGCGTGACTAACGACAACCTGACCCATGAAAATGCCCAATGTGTTAGCTGCCACGGTGATTTAAAAGAACTGGCTGCTGCAACGCCAAAAGATAAAGTTTCTCCGCACAAATCTCACTTAATTGGTGAAATCGCTTGTACCAGCTGCCATAAAGGCCACGAAAAATCAGTGACTTATTGTGACGCTTGCCATAGTTTCGGCTTCGATATGCCATTTGGCGGCAAGTGGGAACGTAAGTTTGTGCCTGTTGATGCAGACAAAGCGGCTCAAGATAAAGCCATTGCCGCTGGCGTGAAAGAAACCACAGACGTCGTAGTTATCGGTTCGGGTGGTGCAGGTCTTGCTGCCGCCGTTTCAGCCCGTGATGCTGGCGCGAAAGTGATTCTGTTAGAAAAAGAACCTATCCCTGGTGGTAACACTAAACTGGCTGCTGGCGGTATGAACGCTGCAGAAACTAAGCCACAGACTAAGTTAGGTATCGAAGATAAGAAACAAATCATGATCGACGACACCATGAAAGGTGGTCGTAACATCAACGATCCTGAATTAGTGAAAGTCCTGGCCAACAACTCTTCAGACTCTATCGATTGGTTAACCGCTATGGGTGCCGACATGACTGACGTGGGCCGTATGGGTGGCGCAAGCGTGAACCGTAGTCACCGTCCAACCGGTGGTGCGGGTGTGGGTGCACACGTTGCACAAGTGCTGTGGGACAATGCCGTTAAACGTGGTACTGACATTCGTTTAAACAGCCGTGTTGTACGCATCCTTGAAGATGCAAGCGGCAAAGTGACCGGCGTTTTAGTGAAAGGTGAATACACTGGCTACTATGTGATCAAGGCCGATGCAGTCGTGATCGCTGCCGGTGGTTTTGCGAAAAACAACGATCGCGTCGCTAAGTACGATCCTAAGTTAAAAGGCTTTAAAGCGACTAACCACCCAGGTGCAACCGGTGACGGCTTAGACGTTGCTCAGCAAGCGGGCGCCGCAACTCGTGACTTAGAATACATCCAAGCTCACCCAACTTACTCACCAGCCGGTGGTGTGATGATCACCGAAGCGGTACGTGGTAACGGTGCTATCGTGGTTAACCGTGACGGTAACCGCTTCATGAACGAAATCACGACCCGAGATAAAGCGTCTGCAGCGATTCTGCAACAGAAAGGCGAAAGCGCTTACCTTGTATTCGATGACTCTATCCGTAAGAGCTTAAAAGCCATCGAAGGCTATGTTCACTTGAACATCGTTAAAGAAGGCAAGACCATCGAAGATTTAGCGAAACAACTCGATGTGCCAGCCGCTGAACTGGCGAAAACCGTCACTTCTTACAACGGTTTTGTGAAATCAGGTAAAGACACACAATTCGAGCGTCCAAACCTGCCACGTGAAATCGCCACTGCGCCTTTCTATGCCTTAGAAATCGCACCAGCGGTTCACCACACTATGGGTGGTATCGTTATCGATACTCAAGCCGAAGTGAAGAGTGAAAAAACCGGCAAACCTATCAATGGTTTATATGCAGCAGGTGAAGTGACTGGTGGTGTTCACGGTGCTAACCGTTTAGGTGGTAACGCCATCTCTGATATCGTGACCTATGGCCGTATCGCGGGTGCATCTGCCGCGAAATACGCGAAAGATCACTAG
- a CDS encoding class I SAM-dependent methyltransferase, with product MTHATLSTASSLITQFSWPELTGLKVLDLACGSGRNGLWFLSQGCEVTFIDQDLSALAKLTHDKAHQWQWNLEDGSAPQLPQESFDIVLVFNYLHRPLFPQIAASLKSGGLIVYETFTWQQAQIGRPRNPDFLLTENELQSVFANWQPLHYFEGRLSDAAGTESAKAQRIARKP from the coding sequence ATGACACACGCTACACTCAGCACGGCCTCGAGCTTAATTACCCAGTTTTCATGGCCTGAGCTTACAGGGCTTAAGGTATTGGATTTAGCCTGCGGTTCAGGCCGAAATGGTCTGTGGTTTCTCTCCCAAGGTTGTGAAGTGACCTTTATCGACCAGGATTTGAGTGCCTTGGCTAAGCTGACACACGACAAAGCACATCAATGGCAGTGGAATTTAGAAGACGGCAGCGCGCCTCAGTTACCCCAAGAGTCCTTTGATATTGTATTAGTCTTTAATTACTTACATCGACCACTATTTCCGCAAATCGCTGCGAGCCTAAAGTCCGGCGGACTGATTGTGTATGAGACCTTTACGTGGCAACAGGCGCAAATTGGTCGACCTCGCAACCCTGATTTTTTACTCACAGAGAACGAACTGCAATCCGTATTTGCTAACTGGCAACCTTTGCATTACTTTGAAGGTCGGTTAAGCGATGCTGCTGGTACTGAAAGTGCTAAGGCGCAGCGGATCGCACGAAAACCCTAG